In Vibrio celticus, one genomic interval encodes:
- a CDS encoding TAXI family TRAP transporter solute-binding subunit, giving the protein MAFTKLIKVGAIAAAVMGAGAVNAQEFITIGTGSVTGVYYPTGGAICKLVNKGRKDHNIRCSVESTGGSIYNVNTIRAGELDFGVVQSDWQYHGYNGTSKFKDQGEYKKLRAMFSLHTEPFNIIARTDAGINNVSDLAGKRVNIGNPGSGDRATMGVVMDAMGWTNDSFKLASELKGSERSQALCDNKIDAFIYMVGHPNGSIKEATTSCDAKLVSATGPQIDKIVAENPYYAYSTVPAGMYRGTDADVNSFGVAATMVTTSDVSEEVAYNVAKAVFENFDTFKRLHPAFANLKKEDMVKAGISIPLHPGAAKYYKEVGLLK; this is encoded by the coding sequence ATGGCATTTACCAAACTTATTAAAGTTGGTGCTATTGCAGCTGCTGTAATGGGCGCTGGCGCTGTTAACGCTCAAGAGTTCATCACGATTGGTACTGGTTCAGTGACGGGTGTTTACTACCCAACTGGTGGTGCGATTTGTAAGCTAGTGAACAAGGGCCGCAAAGACCACAATATTCGTTGTTCTGTAGAGTCTACTGGTGGTTCAATCTACAACGTTAACACCATCCGTGCAGGTGAACTAGATTTCGGTGTTGTTCAATCGGACTGGCAATACCACGGCTACAACGGTACAAGTAAGTTCAAAGATCAGGGCGAATACAAGAAACTTCGCGCTATGTTCTCTCTACATACAGAACCGTTCAACATCATCGCTCGTACTGATGCTGGCATCAACAATGTTTCTGACCTAGCTGGTAAGCGTGTAAACATTGGTAACCCAGGTTCTGGTGACCGTGCAACGATGGGTGTTGTAATGGACGCTATGGGCTGGACTAACGACAGCTTCAAGCTTGCTTCTGAACTTAAAGGTTCTGAGCGTTCACAAGCACTTTGTGATAACAAGATTGATGCATTCATCTACATGGTTGGTCACCCGAACGGATCAATCAAAGAAGCAACAACGTCTTGTGATGCAAAACTGGTTTCAGCAACAGGTCCACAGATCGACAAGATCGTAGCTGAAAACCCATACTACGCTTACAGCACAGTTCCTGCTGGTATGTACCGTGGTACTGACGCTGACGTAAACAGCTTCGGTGTTGCAGCAACTATGGTAACAACTTCAGACGTTTCTGAAGAAGTTGCATACAACGTTGCTAAGGCAGTATTTGAAAACTTTGACACTTTCAAACGCCTACACCCAGCATTTGCTAACCTGAAAAAAGAAGACATGGTTAAAGCGGGTATCTCTATCCCTCTTCACCCAGGCGCAGCAAAATACTACAAAGAAGTGGGCCTTCTAAAGTAA